Genomic DNA from Desulfurivibrio alkaliphilus AHT 2:
TGTCGGGGTTCGAATCCCTGTCCCCCAGCCAAATAACAAAGGGTTGCGCCTGCCGCGCAGCCCTTTCTTTTTTTCGCAACCATTCACCAACGCCGCACCTGCAAGCGATAAGGAGGTTGCACCATGAAAATCTTTTTGGCCGGCGCCACCGGTTTTGTCGGCAGCGCCCTGATTCCTCGCCTGCTGCAGGAGAACCACCAGTTGCTGGTACTGGTGCGCCACCCCGATAAGGCCGACCGCCTGCCGGCCCCGGTCAAGGTGGTGGCCGGCGATCCCACCCGGCCGGGCCGGTGGCAGGAAGAGGCGGCATCGGCGGAGGTGATCATCAACCTGACCGGCGCCAGTGTCTTTACCCGCTGGACGGCCAAGGCCAAACAACAGATCATGGACAGCCGGGTCAACTCCACCAGGCATATAGTGGAGGCCATGCAGGGTGCCGCCAACCCCATGACCCTGATCAACACCAGCGCCGCCGGTTACTACGGCATCCATGATGATCAGCCGAAAACGGAAACATCCCCGCCGGGCCAAGACTTTCTCGCCCAGGTCTGCCGGGCCTGGGAAAGTGAGGCCTTGAAAGCCGCCGACCACGGTCATCGAGTTGCCATCGCCAGGCTGGCAGTGGTATTGGGCAGAGGCGGCGGCGCCCTGGCCCAAATGATTCCCCCGTTCAACCTGGGCCTGGGCGGCCGGCTGGGCAGTGGTAAGCAACCTTTTCCCTGGATCCACCTGGATGACCTGACTGCCATTTTCGCTTTTCTTTGCCACCACCGGGAAATTTCCGGGCCGGTCAACTGCGGCGCCCCGCAGATCATCAACAACGCCGAGTTCACCAAAGCCATGGGCCAAAGGCTGAAGCGGCCCACCCTGCTGGCAGTGCCGGGGTTTATGCTCCGCCTGGCCCTGGGCGAGATGAGTGCAGCCTTGCTGGGCGGCACCCGCATGGTACCTGAGGTACTGGAGCGACACGGTTTTGTCTTCCGTTTTCCCGAAATCGACCAGGCCCTGGCCGATCTACTGCCATGAACCATGACCGTTAACAGCAACTCTTAAGAGTCACCATGCCCCGTTTACTGCTTACCATTAACTGTTTATCACTGTTCCTCTTCGCCGTCGCCTGTGCCGACGTCAACCGACCATTAAGCGCCTCAGCTGCAACGGAATACAACAATCAACTCAATGTCAGCGGCAACGAAGTGCCGCCGGTGGAGGCAAACACCACAGTGGTGCAAGAGCGTCCATCATCGCCCAGGCTCTCGGTTGCCACCACTCAATCATATAACCCGGAATCTTGGACGGTGGTGGGGCAAGCGCGGGAATACCAGGTGCAGGGCCGGGAGTCACTGATGGAAATCGCCCGGGACCACGGCCTGGGCTACCTGGAGGTCACCAGAATAAATCCCGACCTGGACCCCTTTCTGCCCGGCGACGGCGCCAGGGTGCTGCTACCCACCGCCCGGGTGCTGCCGCAAATACCATCCGAGCCGGGCATGGTGCTGAACCTTCCGGAAAAGCGACTCTACTATTTTTACCGCCGAAACGATAACCGACTGGTAATTTCTTTCCCGGTGGGCATCGGCACCGCAGACCGGGGAACCCCCCTGGGAGACTTTAGCATCACCCAGAAACTGACCGACCCCAGTTGGACGGTGCCCGCCTCGGTAAGGGAACAACGCCCCCACCTGCCGGCCATCGTGCCGCCCGGGCCCGACAACCCCATGGGGGCTTATGCCCTGCAACTTTCCGGCGGCAGCTATTTTATCCATGGCACCAACCGACCCTGGTCCATCGGCCGGCGGGCAACCTTGGGCTGTGCCCGGCTGTACCCGGAAGATATCCCGGTACTGTTTCGCATGGCGGACAGGGGCACCCCGGTCAGGATTATTCACCAGCCGGTAAAGGTCGGGCGCCAGCAGGAAAAAATCTTTCTTGAGGTCCACCACGACCGGCACGACGGCATCAACTGGCGCGACTACTGGCGGGAAGCGGAACAAATTCTGAGCGAAAAAGGCTGGCTGAATTACGTTGAAAGCGGCAAGCCGGCGGAAGTCGCCAGGCAGGGCCTGGGTATTCCCGTCCTTGTCGGACGGCTGCCGGAAGCGGAATAGCGAGCAAGAACAAGCAAACCAAAAGGCGCTCAACCGGATGCAACCGGAAGAGCGCCTTGACTGAGCACTAATCACAACAGCGACTTACTTCATCTGCTGCAACTCAAAAGCCTTTTCCTGCCGATCCAGGCACTCTTCAGCCTTGAGCAGTGCCTTTTCGGCAATCTCCCGGGCGTTGGCGGAGCACTCCCGGGCCTTTGCGCTTTCTTCCCGCAGTTCCTTGGTTTCCGAACGCAGGTTATCGACATTGACGGAAATGTTGCCTACCCGGCGCTCCAGGGCTTCAACTTTGGTTTCCAGCTGATTAAACCGGGCTTCATCGACCGCATCCACCTGATTGGTGGCGCAGCCGGCGGCAAAAAGCAGCAGCAGCCCGCATGCCAAACCTAACGCTTTTTTCATAGTTTTTACCTCCATCCATAATTGAAATTTATGATGTTGTCCTCCAGGCGCGGCCCCCGCCGCGCCACTACTTTGGCAATAATCTCATAAAACACACCCAAAAATCAATTAAAATCGGGAAGTTTTTTGTTTCACAAGCTGCTTGAACAAAACGATGTTTATCCTGTATGTTGGCAAACTGCCGGAGGTGAGCTGTTTTTCATAAGCGGCCAAAAATTCCGGCCACACCCCCAAGAAACACTTTGCAAAACAGCATTAACCCCTAAAAGGGGACCACACAACAAGGAGATAATACCATGAAAAAAATAGCGGTTCTTCCCGGTGACGGTATCGGGCCGGAAGTGATGCGGGAGGCGATCAAGGTACTGGATGCCGCCCAGAGGCGTTTTGGCTTTTCTCTGAGTTACGAATACGCCGATGTCGGCGGCTGTGCCATAGACCACCACGGCCACGCCCTGCCCCAGGCCACCCTGGAGTTGTGCCGCAACAGCGACGCCATCCTCTTCGGGTCGGTGGGAGGGCCCAAGTGGGAAAGTCTACCGCCGGAACAGCAGCCGGAACGGGCCGCCCTGCTGCCCCTGCGTAAAACTTTCGGGCTGTTCTGCAACCTGCGACCGGCCAAAGTTTTCCCCTCGCTGGCCGGCGCCAGCCCGCTGCACCCGGATATTGTCGGTGAAGGATTCGACCTGCTGGTGGTCAGGGAACTCACCGGCGACATCTATTTCGGTCAACCCAAAGGGCGTGAGGGCAGCGGCCCCGAAGAAAAGGCTTACGACACCATGGTTTACACCCGCCGGGAAATCGAGCGCATCGCCCGCCGGGCCTTCGAGGCCGCCCGGCTGCGCCGCCACCTGGTCACCTCGGTGGACAAGGCCAACGTGCTTACCACCATGGTGCTGTGGCGCGAGGTGGTAAAGGAGGTGGCCGCCGACTACCCCGATGTCACCTTAAACCATATCTACGTGGACAACGCCGCCATGCAGTTGATCCGTAACCCGCACCAGTTCGACGTGCTGCTCTGCGGCAATATGTTCGGCGATATCATCTCCGACGAATGCGCCATGATGACCGGCTCCATGGGCCTGCTGGCCTCGGCCAGCCTCAATGAAGAAGGTTTCGGCCTCTACGAACCGGCCGGCGGCTCGGCCCCGGACATCGCCGGCCAGGGCATCGCCAACCCCATCGCCCAGATCCTCTCGGCGGCCATGATGCTGCGCTACAGCTTCCAGTTGGGCGAGGCCGCCGACGCCATCGAAAACGCGGTGGGCCGCACCCTGGCCGCCGGCACCTACACCATCGATGTGGCCATCGACAAAAGCCAGGCGGTGAACACCGAGGCCATGGGCAACGCCATCGCTGCCGCTTTGTAAACGTTCAGCAGCACCGCATCTTCGGGCGATCAGCCAGGCTTGCGTACCTGGGGTACGCGGCGCCCGGCTGCTTGCCCGAACCTGCGGCACTGCTGAACGTTTACCTTTCTTAGTTAGTCTTCACAAAATGGGACGTGGTATCCGGTAGCGGCAGGTTTGCCCGCCACTGCCGGATACCACGTCCCCCGTCCAGAATTTGCCGGACTACGACTTCGACTAGTCGGTAAGGGGGTTTATCGCCAGGCCTGTCAGGACTTTGGGGTAGAAGAAGGTGGATTTGTGGGGCATCACCAGGTTTTCGTCGGCCACCCGGCGGACCTGCTCCACTTTGGTGGGGTTCATCAGGAACAGCACCGGGGTGGCTTCCGTGCGGCCACCGGCTTCGGCGGCCAGCACGGCCTCCTTGACGGCCACGTCCAGGGCCTCGGCGGCGTTGCTGTAGTAATCGATGAGGTCGCCCTGCACGCAGCGGCTCTTGTCCAGGTCCGGCAGGCGGTCGATGATCAGGTCTGAAAGCACCACCACGTCGAGATCCCGCAAGGCCGGCGGCTGGTGGGCCGCTTCCCGGTCCATCACCCCATCTTTCAGGGTCAGCAGAAAGCTGCGATCCTCGCCGGGGTGATAAAAGCCGAAACAGGTGTTGCCGCCCTCCCCTTCCGCCATCCGGCCCAAGGTTTCGTCGAGCAGGCTCTCCCGGCCGCCGTTGGTAATTTCCCGCACCTCGAAACACTCCTGCAAGGCATGCAGCAAATCGGTGCTGGTTTTATAACCCGGCAGGCGCAACAGGCGATGGGTGGGCAGTACGCTCAGCCCCGGATCTTCCATGCCGCAAAGATACATCATGGTGTGGTTGGCCGGATCGGCCGGATCCAGCTGGCCCCGCCGCTCCCGCACCAGGGCCCGGTACTGCAGGGCGGTGGTGTAGCGATGATGGCCGTCGGCGATGTACAGTGCCTTGTCCTGGAATTTTTCCTGCACCGCCTGTAGTATGGCCGGGTCGGAGACCAGACGCAGCCGGTGCTCGCAACCATTATGGTCCAGCGCCCGGTACAGTGGTGGTTCGGTGCCGCCCTGCTCCAGCAGACGCATGATCTCGCCGGCCGGATCGGAGTACAGGGAGAAAATGGGGCTGAACTGGGCCTGGCAGGTATCCAGCAGACGCAGACGGTCTGAGGTCACCCCGGCAAAGGTTTTTTCATGGGGCTTGACCACCCCTTCGGCAAACTCCGCCAGTTGCACCCGGCCCAGGAAACCGCGCCGGGTAAGGGTTTGGCCGTCTGGGCGGCGATAGTCCACCTCGTAGATGTAAAAGGCCGGCCGCTCTTCCCTGAGCAGCACCGCTTCCCGCTGCCACTGTTGATAAAGCTCGGCGGCACCGGCATAACGCTGTTCGGTCATGCCTTCCCCCTTGACGTTTTTGCTCAAATCCAACCGGATCATGTTGTAGGGGTTGCGTTCCAACAAAGCCGCCTGGCCGCCGGCATCGATCACATCGTAGGGCGGGCTGACCACCTCTTCGATGTTGGGTGTTTTTTCCGGGTTATAACGCACGGCGCGAAAGGGGGCGATTACGGCCATCTCAACTGCTCCTTGACAAATAAATTATGCTGATAAATCGTGGTGTCGGTTGTTTTCTGTATTTTCAGGCCGACTTGGGTTATATAAAATTGTCGGCACAAAAAGAAAGAGCCATTCATATTCAAAAATCCGCCGCCTTGCAAGCGGTCTTTGGCGAAAAAGGGTAATCGTTATAGGTTAACACCCCTGGTTAACGGTTACGAAAAAGGAGAGATACGATGTACGAAGTATTTACCACCACCCACTTTTCCTCGGGCCATCACCTGCGCAACTATCCCGGCAACTGCGAAAAACCCCACGGCCACAACTGGAAGGTCAAGGTTATCATGCGGGCCGACGAGTTGGATGAACTGGGCATGGCCCTGGATTTCCGCGATCTTAAGGCAGCCTTGAAGGTGATCATCGACGATCTGGATCATCGTGATCTCAACGAGCATCCGGCCTTCCAGCAGGAAAATCCCTCCTCGGAAAATATCGCCCGCTATATTTTCGCCGAACTGAAAAAGAGTCTGAGCAGCGATCGCTACCGCCCCCACAAGGTAACGGTGCTGGAAACCGATGCCTGCGGGGTCAGTTATTCGGAAGAGTAATGGCAAAAGAAAACAAACCGGGCGGGATGGCAGCGGAGCCTGCAACCCCGCCCGATACGCTGCCCGGCACGCTGCCCGGCACGCTGATGGTCGCTGAAATTTTCTACAGCCTGCAGGGTGAATCCAGCCACGCCGGTTATCCGTGCATTTTCGTTCGCCTGGCCGGCTGCAACCTGCGCTGTGTCTATTGCGACGCCCGTTACACCTACGAAGAAGCCGGCACCTGCCGGACCATCGCCGAGGTGATGGCCGCCATTGCCGAGTTACCGCCGGTTTCCCGGGTGGAGATCACCGGCGGCGAGCCCCTGCTGCAGGAAGAGGTTTACTCCCTGCTGAACGCCCTGCTGGCCGACCAACGCCAAGTGCTGCTGGAAACCAACGGCACCATTTCCCTGGCCCGGGTACCGGCGGCGGTGCACTGCATCATGGATGTAAAATGCCCGGGCAGCGGCATGGCCGAACATCTTGACCGGGAAAACTTCCGGCGCCTTACCGACCGGGATGAGATCAAGTTTGTACTCAGTGACCGCCGCGACTACGACTGGGCTCGGAAGATCATCAACGAATACCAACTGGCGGACCACCCCCACCTGATTTTCTCACCCGTAACCAACCGCCTGCAGCCCAGTGAGCTGGCCGCCTGGCTGCTCGCCGACGCCCTGCCCGCCCGCCTGCAACTGCAACTCCACACCCAGCTCTGGCCCGGTTGCCTGCGGGGTAAATAATAAAGCTGTAAGTGGGCGATTACTGCCAGAAGACCCGCTGGCGGAAAAAGTCGATCAGGCCCTGGCGGCGGGCGGAGATGCGGAACTGCTCCGGAACCAGATCGGAGGTTTCGGCGGCGGTGATGGACATCTTGTATTCGATGTGGGGAGCGAAGCGGTTGTCCAGGTACCAGGCGTAAGTTAAGCCGAAGAGCAGGCCCGGGGGGGTGAAACCTTCCCTTCCGTTGACTACCCGGGTAAAGGTGACCGGCTCTCTGGACGCCCGGCACATGCGGGCCAGTTCCAGGTAGGTCACCAGTTCATCGGTGCTGAAAAATGAATGGCGCTCATCCTCCGGCCGCAGGGTCAGAGAAAAGATGTAGCCCACCGGCCGGCCGGCGGTGGTCACCGGGCTCTTTTCCTTGGCGGCGGCGTAATTGCCCAGCAAAGACTGGCCCAGGGCGACCAGGAAAGCGATTTCAAACTGGCGGCTGCCGGGGTTGATATCGGCCCGTACCCGGATCATGCGATCACCGGGCTCGTAAAAGGAGAAAACGTTGTCCCATTCCTGGCAGCGCCGCCACTGGTCCACCGGCACCAGTTGCAGACCGTCGGCATAATCCAGGTGGGTCGGCAGGATATCCTGGTGGCGCCAGAGGATTTCCGCCAGTACCGGCTGCCATTGCGGGGCAAGATCCAGTTGCGCCAGCCGCCGGCGCATTTGCCGCCAGCGGCCGTCGGGGGTTTGCTGCCGGGGATTGAGTAAAAGGGAGGTTTCCTGCCCGGCGGCCTCCTTTGCAGCCACCCCCTCTTGCTCACCGGCGCCCTGCAGCCCCCACAGCACCCGGATCGCCGTCGCCACCGCGGCCGGATCATGCTGCAACACCCGGCTGCCGTCGAAGTCGGACTGGGAGGCGATGGCCGCCTCGATGGGGCTGACCCCCAGTCGGCAGACCCGCTCCCGATCGAGATAAATGGGCACCTTGCCTTCGAGCGCGTAATTCTGCAGAATGCTGCCGGGGATTTCCCGCATGCCCACCAC
This window encodes:
- a CDS encoding 7-carboxy-7-deazaguanine synthase QueE — its product is MAKENKPGGMAAEPATPPDTLPGTLPGTLMVAEIFYSLQGESSHAGYPCIFVRLAGCNLRCVYCDARYTYEEAGTCRTIAEVMAAIAELPPVSRVEITGGEPLLQEEVYSLLNALLADQRQVLLETNGTISLARVPAAVHCIMDVKCPGSGMAEHLDRENFRRLTDRDEIKFVLSDRRDYDWARKIINEYQLADHPHLIFSPVTNRLQPSELAAWLLADALPARLQLQLHTQLWPGCLRGK
- a CDS encoding alanine-zipper protein; amino-acid sequence: MKKALGLACGLLLLFAAGCATNQVDAVDEARFNQLETKVEALERRVGNISVNVDNLRSETKELREESAKARECSANAREIAEKALLKAEECLDRQEKAFELQQMK
- a CDS encoding TIGR01777 family oxidoreductase, with protein sequence MKIFLAGATGFVGSALIPRLLQENHQLLVLVRHPDKADRLPAPVKVVAGDPTRPGRWQEEAASAEVIINLTGASVFTRWTAKAKQQIMDSRVNSTRHIVEAMQGAANPMTLINTSAAGYYGIHDDQPKTETSPPGQDFLAQVCRAWESEALKAADHGHRVAIARLAVVLGRGGGALAQMIPPFNLGLGGRLGSGKQPFPWIHLDDLTAIFAFLCHHREISGPVNCGAPQIINNAEFTKAMGQRLKRPTLLAVPGFMLRLALGEMSAALLGGTRMVPEVLERHGFVFRFPEIDQALADLLP
- a CDS encoding DUF1015 domain-containing protein, with product MAVIAPFRAVRYNPEKTPNIEEVVSPPYDVIDAGGQAALLERNPYNMIRLDLSKNVKGEGMTEQRYAGAAELYQQWQREAVLLREERPAFYIYEVDYRRPDGQTLTRRGFLGRVQLAEFAEGVVKPHEKTFAGVTSDRLRLLDTCQAQFSPIFSLYSDPAGEIMRLLEQGGTEPPLYRALDHNGCEHRLRLVSDPAILQAVQEKFQDKALYIADGHHRYTTALQYRALVRERRGQLDPADPANHTMMYLCGMEDPGLSVLPTHRLLRLPGYKTSTDLLHALQECFEVREITNGGRESLLDETLGRMAEGEGGNTCFGFYHPGEDRSFLLTLKDGVMDREAAHQPPALRDLDVVVLSDLIIDRLPDLDKSRCVQGDLIDYYSNAAEALDVAVKEAVLAAEAGGRTEATPVLFLMNPTKVEQVRRVADENLVMPHKSTFFYPKVLTGLAINPLTD
- a CDS encoding L,D-transpeptidase, which codes for MPRLLLTINCLSLFLFAVACADVNRPLSASAATEYNNQLNVSGNEVPPVEANTTVVQERPSSPRLSVATTQSYNPESWTVVGQAREYQVQGRESLMEIARDHGLGYLEVTRINPDLDPFLPGDGARVLLPTARVLPQIPSEPGMVLNLPEKRLYYFYRRNDNRLVISFPVGIGTADRGTPLGDFSITQKLTDPSWTVPASVREQRPHLPAIVPPGPDNPMGAYALQLSGGSYFIHGTNRPWSIGRRATLGCARLYPEDIPVLFRMADRGTPVRIIHQPVKVGRQQEKIFLEVHHDRHDGINWRDYWREAEQILSEKGWLNYVESGKPAEVARQGLGIPVLVGRLPEAE
- the queD gene encoding 6-carboxytetrahydropterin synthase QueD, with the translated sequence MYEVFTTTHFSSGHHLRNYPGNCEKPHGHNWKVKVIMRADELDELGMALDFRDLKAALKVIIDDLDHRDLNEHPAFQQENPSSENIARYIFAELKKSLSSDRYRPHKVTVLETDACGVSYSEE
- the leuB gene encoding 3-isopropylmalate dehydrogenase, coding for MKKIAVLPGDGIGPEVMREAIKVLDAAQRRFGFSLSYEYADVGGCAIDHHGHALPQATLELCRNSDAILFGSVGGPKWESLPPEQQPERAALLPLRKTFGLFCNLRPAKVFPSLAGASPLHPDIVGEGFDLLVVRELTGDIYFGQPKGREGSGPEEKAYDTMVYTRREIERIARRAFEAARLRRHLVTSVDKANVLTTMVLWREVVKEVAADYPDVTLNHIYVDNAAMQLIRNPHQFDVLLCGNMFGDIISDECAMMTGSMGLLASASLNEEGFGLYEPAGGSAPDIAGQGIANPIAQILSAAMMLRYSFQLGEAADAIENAVGRTLAAGTYTIDVAIDKSQAVNTEAMGNAIAAAL